One part of the Anopheles coustani chromosome 2, idAnoCousDA_361_x.2, whole genome shotgun sequence genome encodes these proteins:
- the LOC131265284 gene encoding mucin-2-like, translating into MVCLGTHGNSMWKLLIMVTCLAGSGLARPDVSHLLKKTSGDKQKRQNFISASASLDGNGVLLTEIKSGDAANVESLIPQITLLPLEENQPSPFRRLEDRSGYDYQKPDFPLDVHPDSNLVSPVSTQAPEYLPPEGGEESSNVDKVVPPGVSSTTTTTTPTTRTPTTTTTTTTTTTTTTTPAPSTYGVSTTQQEFDDSDGYGYKKPEVMLPLNINEVIGEASDINQLATTTEPTTTTTPKASLEYLPPKPRPELVVPKQPSTTTGQPQTEPSTYPSSVSSTTQYQLPTEPQAYPKQPEVSIYPDASGSVSTVVTQQTSTELPSTSAPEYLPPDDNGFQIIVRIDSEGNETSTTTVSSASSTTTFVQSTEQATTLLPALPEADSLVQQEFEQQPSSTQQDEQTTTTTNAFVSSTTLLTGESTGTPIDETSSMISLINQLQEMNQIAPQADFVPEVRLADDDVTTVTSSAAPSTTTTFSSTFTTAAVTSPATEEPTERSATEAPTTEAPLSLESRLGSEETTDFSLLDLLSPTTTSTVAPELVVVQNDTITTYHPTSTGQTVDQTTATTAAAVESSADESEIQSRIADPNDGYNYEAPENGLAVPSAVAPSHTLEADGYHYKVPSVPFP; encoded by the exons ATGGTGTGCTTAGGCACGCATGGGAACAGT ATGTGGAAGCTTCTCATAATGGTAACGTGTCTGGCGGGCAGTGGCCTTGCCCGTCCGGACGTCTCGCACCTGCTGAAGAAGACGAGCGGTGACAAGCAGAAACGGCAGAACTTCATCAGCGCCTCCGCTAGCCTCGATGGGAACGGAGTGCTGTTGACCGAAATTAAGTCCGGTGACGCGGCAAACGTGGAGTCCTTGATACCGCAGATTACACTGCTGCCGCTGGAAGAGAACCAACCGTCACCGTTCCGGCGACTGGAGGATCGGTCGGGGTATGACTATCAGAAGCCCGACTTTCCGCTCGATGTCCATCCGGACTCGAACCTAGTCAGCCCCGTGTCCACGCAGGCACCGGAGTATCTTCCTCCGGAAGGAGGCGAGGAGTCATCGAATGTTGATAAAGTGGTACCACCGGGTGTTTCTTCGACAACGACAACCACAACACCCACTACTAGGACTCCAacgactacgacgacgacgacaacgacgacaacgacgacgaccactCCGGCTCCATCGACGTACGGCGTTTCCACCACTCAGCAAGAGTTCGACGACAGCGACGGGTACGGCTATAAGAAGCCGGAGGTAATGCTTCCGCTTAACATCAACGAAGTGATCGGTGAAGCAAGCGACATTAATCAACTTGCGACGACCACGGAACCAACGACGACCACAACGCCAAAGGCGTCCCTTGAGTATCTACCGCCAAAGCCACGACCGGAGTTGGTGGTTCCCAAGCAACCGAGTACCACCACGGGTCAACCACAGACTGAACCATCCACTTACCCGTCGAGCGTTAGCTCCACGACCCAGTACCAGCTGCCAACGGAACCACAAGCCTACCCGAAGCAACCAGAAGTATCGATCTATCCGGACGCCTCGGGATCGGTGTCGACCGTTGTGACGCAACAGACTTCCACCGAGTTGCCTTCCACGTCCGCACCGGAGTATCTACCTCCGGACGACAATGGGTTCCAGATTATCGTTAGAATTGACTCGGAGGGCAATGAGACGAGCACAACGACCGTAAGCAGTGCCAGTAGTACTACTACTTTCGTTCAATCCACGGAGCAAGCCACGACGCTGCTGCCAGCACTACCTGAAGCGGACAGTTTGGTGCAACAGGAGTTCGAGCAACAGCCATCCAGCACCCAGCAGGACGAACAGACAACAACCACGACGAACGCTTTCGTGAGCAGCACCACGCTTCTGACTGGAGAGTCGACGGGGACTCCCATCGATGAAACTTCCTCCATGATATCGCTGATCAACCAGCTTCAGGAGATGAACCAGATAGCGCCGCAGGCTGATTTCGTTCCGGAAGTACGACTTGCCGACGACGATGTTACAACGGTTACCTCTAGTGCGGCCCCATCCACTACCACAACGTTCTCGTCCACGTTTACTACCGCCGCCGTGACTTCACCGGCGACCGAGGAACCAACGGAGCGCAGTGCAACAGAAGCACCCACCACGGAAGCCCCACTGTCACTGGAGTCTAGACTCGGTTCCGAAGAGACGACAGATTTTTCCCTTCTAGATCTACTTTCCCCAACGACTACGTCCACGGTTGCTCCTGAACTCGTTGTCGTCCAGAATGACACGATCACGACGTACCATCCAACGTCCACGGGACAGACGGTGGACCAGACGACAGCCACAACCGCTGCCGCCGTCGAGTCGAGTGCGGACGAGTCGGAGATTCAGTCGAGGATAGCAGATCCCAACGATGGCTACAACTACGAGGCCCCGGAGAACGGTCTCGCGGTGCCATCTGCCGTCGCACCTTCCCATACGCTCGAGGCGGACGGGTATCACTACAAAGTTCCCTCGGTGCCGTTCCCTTAG